Proteins co-encoded in one Myotis daubentonii chromosome 8, mMyoDau2.1, whole genome shotgun sequence genomic window:
- the BTBD3 gene encoding BTB/POZ domain-containing protein 3 isoform X3 — translation MFYGELAEDKDEIRIPDVEPAAFLAMLKYIYCDEIDLAADTVLATLYAAKKYIVPHLARACVNFLETSLSAKNACVLLSQSCLFEEPDLTQRCWEVIDAQAELALKSEGFCDIDFQTLESILRRETLNAKEIVVFEAALNWAEVECQRQDLALSIENKRKVLGKALYLIRIPTMALDDFANGAAQSGVLTLNETNDIFLWYTAAKKPELQFVSKARKGLVPQRCHRFQSCAYRSNQWRYRGRCDSIQFAVDKRVFIAGFGLYGSSCGSAEYSAKIELKRQGVVLGQNLSKYFSDGSSNTFPVWFEYPVQIEPDTFYTASVILDGNELSYFGQEGMTEVQCGKVTVQFQCSSDSTNGTGVQGGQIPELIFYA, via the coding sequence ATATATCTATTGTGATGAAATTGACTTGGCTGCTGACACGGTGCTGGCTACTCTTTATGCTGCCAAAAAGTACATTGTCCCTCACCTTGCCAGAGCCTGCGTTAATTTCCTGGAGACCAGCCTGAGTGCCAAGAACGCCTGTGTGCTTCTCTCCCAGAGCTGCTTGTTCGAGGAGCCAGACCTGACCCAGCGTTGCTGGGAGGTGATCGACGCCCAGGCTGAGCTAGCTCTTAAGTCTGAGGGATTCTGCGACATCGACTTCCAGACACTGGAAAGTATCCTCCGCAGGGAAACTCTGAATGCCAAAGAAATCGTCGTTTTTGAGGCAGCTCTCAACTGGGCTGAAGTAGAATGCCAGCGGCAAGATCTAGCTCTGAGCATTGAAAATAAACGCAAGGTCCTCGGAAAGGCACTTTACTTGATCCGAATACCTACAATGGCTCTGGATGATTTTGCAAATGGTGCTGCACAGTCCGGAGTTCTAACTCTCAATGAGACCAATGATATCTTCCTCTGGTACACTGCGGCCAAGAAGCCCGAGCTGCAGTTTGTGAGTAAAGCCCGCAAGGGCCTTGTCCCCCAGCGCTGTCACCGTTTCCAGTCCTGCGCTTATCGGAGCAACCAGTGGCGCTATCGGGGCCGCTGTGACAGCATTCAGTTTGCGGTGGATAAGAGAGTGTTCATCGCGGGCTTTGGGCTGTATGGCTCCAGCTGTGGCTCTGCGGAGTACAGTGCCAAGATCGAACTCAAACGGCAGGGCGTTGTCCTGGGGCAGAACTTGAGCAAGTACTTCTCCGATGGCTCCAGCAATACCTTCCCTGTGTGGTTTGAGTATCCGGTGCAGATCGAGCCAGACACCTTCTACACAGCCAGCGTGATACTGGACGGCAATGAACTCAGCTACTTCGGACAGGAAGGCATGACAGAGGTTCAGTGTGGCAAAGTGACTGTCCAGTTTCAGTGCTCCTCAGATAGCACCAATGGCACTGGGGTACAGGGAGGGCAGATTCCTGAACTTATATTCTATGCTTGA